From a region of the Anomalospiza imberbis isolate Cuckoo-Finch-1a 21T00152 chromosome 3, ASM3175350v1, whole genome shotgun sequence genome:
- the CD24 gene encoding signal transducer CD24 — MGMGTALAARLGLGLLLLALLLPTQVSPGAARRSPTPSNSSSASSTSLSAVTNSVNNTTTHGHGNSLHSTTSLFFILSVSLLYFCC, encoded by the exons ATGGGCATGGGGACGGCGCTGGCGGCGCGGCTCGGCTTGGGGCTCCTGCTCCTTGCCCTCCTCCTTCCCACGCAGGTGAGCCCCGGAGCGGCTCGGCG AAGTCCAACACCTTCAAACAGTTCTTCAGCAAGTTCCACTTCTCTGTCAGCTGTCACAAATTCAGTGAACAATACCACCACTCACGGACATGGAAATTCTCTTCACTCAACCACAAgcctttttttcattctctccGTTTCTCTTCTGTATTTTTGCTGTTAA